One genomic segment of Buchnera aphidicola (Chaitoregma tattakana) includes these proteins:
- the trpD gene encoding anthranilate phosphoribosyltransferase — protein MKKIFKKLYKLRNLNLTESCKLFDKICNKNINYVEIVAAIVLMNLKKETLYEILGAVKSFLKIKKKFEQPECLFSDITGTGGDYQNDINVSTISAIVAAIAGFKVVKHCNYNVTGKSGSANFLKNNKINVNISHKKSINNLDNFNICFLLAPLYYKSFAHIQDIRKKLRIRTIFNLIGPLLNPARPKLSVIGVYSLHLVPIIAKVCKILKYKRVFVIHSQNFDEVTLYGPTYVNELNNNKIVKYQLFPEDFGFKTYYKKLFLKDNNFVKKLMQGHGEKVYEETISANVAILLKTFGLENIKDNAYYALDIIKKGEIFKFIKKMSTRKC, from the coding sequence ATGAAAAAGATATTTAAAAAATTATACAAATTACGAAATTTAAATCTTACAGAAAGTTGTAAATTGTTTGATAAAATATGTAATAAAAATATAAATTATGTAGAAATTGTTGCAGCCATAGTTTTAATGAATTTAAAAAAAGAAACGTTATATGAAATATTAGGAGCTGTAAAAAGTTTTTTAAAAATAAAAAAAAAATTTGAACAACCAGAATGTTTATTTTCAGATATTACTGGAACAGGAGGAGATTATCAAAATGATATTAATGTTTCTACAATAAGCGCAATAGTAGCAGCTATTGCTGGTTTTAAAGTTGTTAAGCATTGTAATTATAACGTTACTGGAAAATCAGGATCTGCTAATTTTTTAAAAAATAATAAAATTAATGTAAATATATCTCATAAAAAGTCTATAAACAATTTAGATAATTTTAATATATGTTTTTTACTCGCTCCTTTATATTATAAAAGTTTTGCTCATATACAAGACATACGTAAAAAATTGAGAATAAGAACGATTTTTAATTTAATAGGACCTTTGTTAAATCCTGCTAGACCTAAATTATCTGTTATAGGAGTATATAGTTTGCATTTAGTGCCAATTATAGCTAAAGTTTGTAAAATTTTAAAATATAAAAGAGTATTTGTAATACATAGTCAAAATTTTGATGAGGTAACTTTATACGGGCCGACTTATGTAAATGAATTAAATAATAATAAGATAGTTAAATATCAATTATTTCCTGAGGATTTTGGTTTTAAAACTTATTATAAAAAACTTTTCTTAAAAGATAACAATTTTGTAAAAAAACTTATGCAAGGACATGGAGAAAAAGTTTATGAAGAAACTATATCAGCAAATGTAGCTATTCTTTTAAAAACTTTCGGTTTAGAAAATATAAAAGATAATGCTTATTATGCATTAGACATTATAAAAAAAGGTGAAATTTTCAAATTTATAAAAAAAATGTCTACTAGGAAATGCTAA
- a CDS encoding inositol monophosphatase family protein, which produces MNPIVNIAISAVRKAGNFVIKYYDSYFFLEKNIKNFLFFEEVIKKTESIIIKEIFKYYPNHIYFTNKNNDHNFSKEKMFWFINSLNGYKNFSSKFPHFCILISYFIKKNIFMSVIYDPLRNELFTAVKGEGAKLNGYRMRCNNNLTDNGITIAINVPTKNESAKQKYIKIIKKLFNKNINIRITGSSVLDFVYVASGRLDCLIIEKENVLNFLSGELHVKESGGLTDVIFSKRNNFEKFNISIIGNNIFIKKIVSLINS; this is translated from the coding sequence ATGAATCCCATAGTAAATATTGCTATTTCAGCAGTTAGAAAAGCAGGTAATTTTGTTATAAAATATTATGATTCTTATTTTTTTTTAGAAAAAAATATTAAAAATTTTTTATTTTTTGAAGAAGTTATAAAAAAAACAGAAAGTATAATAATTAAAGAAATATTTAAATATTATCCAAATCATATTTATTTTACTAACAAAAATAATGACCATAATTTTAGTAAAGAAAAAATGTTTTGGTTCATAAATTCTTTAAATGGATATAAAAATTTTAGTAGTAAATTTCCACATTTTTGCATTTTGATATCATATTTTATAAAAAAAAATATATTTATGTCTGTAATATATGACCCATTAAGAAATGAACTATTTACTGCTGTAAAAGGTGAAGGAGCTAAGTTAAATGGATATAGAATGAGGTGTAATAATAATTTAACAGATAATGGTATTACTATAGCAATAAATGTTCCTACTAAAAATGAAAGTGCAAAACAAAAATATATAAAAATTATTAAGAAACTGTTTAATAAAAATATTAATATCAGAATAACAGGATCTAGTGTTCTAGATTTTGTGTATGTAGCATCCGGAAGATTAGATTGTTTAATAATAGAAAAAGAAAATGTATTAAACTTTCTTTCAGGGGAATTACATGTAAAAGAATCAGGAGGATTAACAGATGTAATATTTAGCAAAAGAAATAATTTTGAAAAGTTCAATATTTCAATAATAGGAAATAATATATTTATAAAAAAAATTGTTTCTTTAATAAACAGTTAA
- the hisS gene encoding histidine--tRNA ligase, whose protein sequence is MKKNIKSIKGMNDYIDKKLHLYNYVIEICKNILNKYCYKEIKTPIIEQTDLFKISIGNNTDIIDQEMYSFYDKGGKHLTLRPEGTSGCIRSVIEHNLLYKDKIQKLWYFGPMYRHENTQKGRYREFHQFGVESIGTNSIYIELEIILITIKIWNVLGVSRHLKLEINSIGSIKEREIYKNKLNTFLDSKHNYIKKYYKKNYKKNPLRLFESKNSNIKKVLKLAPLLHKNLSKKTLLRFKHLCNVLKKFKIKYYINKNLVRGLSYYNDTVFEWKNLSLNKKNTVCAGGRYDKLAYILNGKKIPSFGFAIGIERLIILINNLKKNKTKKTTIDIEIIFLDNETILESISISEKIRKKFPTLKIFINFSNERTKKKLKKSYENKVKMVLFIGKQEIEYKCYSIKNLKNKEQKQCTYKELIKEISKLFF, encoded by the coding sequence ATGAAAAAAAATATAAAATCCATTAAAGGAATGAATGACTATATAGATAAAAAATTACACTTATATAACTACGTAATAGAAATATGTAAAAATATATTAAATAAATATTGTTATAAAGAAATTAAGACTCCAATAATAGAACAAACCGATTTGTTTAAGATTTCTATAGGAAACAATACAGATATCATAGATCAAGAAATGTATTCATTTTATGATAAAGGAGGAAAACATCTTACATTGAGGCCAGAAGGTACTTCAGGATGTATAAGATCTGTGATAGAACATAATTTATTATATAAAGATAAAATACAAAAATTATGGTATTTTGGTCCTATGTATAGGCACGAAAATACACAAAAAGGAAGATATAGAGAGTTTCACCAGTTTGGTGTTGAATCAATAGGTACAAATAGTATATATATAGAATTAGAAATAATTTTAATAACAATTAAAATATGGAATGTTTTAGGAGTATCAAGACATTTAAAACTAGAAATTAATTCTATAGGATCAATAAAAGAAAGAGAAATTTATAAAAATAAATTAAATACTTTTTTAGACAGTAAACACAACTATATAAAAAAATATTATAAAAAAAACTATAAAAAAAATCCATTAAGATTATTTGAAAGCAAAAATAGTAATATAAAAAAAGTTCTTAAATTAGCACCATTATTACATAAAAATTTAAGTAAAAAAACATTATTAAGATTTAAACATTTATGTAATGTTTTAAAAAAGTTTAAAATAAAATATTATATAAACAAAAATTTGGTACGAGGTCTAAGTTATTATAACGACACAGTTTTTGAGTGGAAAAATTTAAGCTTAAATAAAAAAAATACAGTTTGTGCAGGAGGTAGATATGATAAATTAGCATATATATTAAATGGAAAAAAAATACCTTCATTTGGTTTTGCTATAGGTATAGAAAGATTAATAATATTAATAAATAACTTAAAAAAGAATAAAACAAAAAAAACGACTATAGACATAGAAATAATATTTTTAGATAATGAAACTATTTTGGAATCAATTAGCATTTCTGAAAAAATTAGAAAAAAATTTCCTACTTTAAAAATTTTTATAAATTTTTCTAATGAAAGAACCAAGAAAAAGTTAAAGAAATCTTATGAAAATAAAGTTAAAATGGTTTTGTTTATAGGAAAACAAGAAATAGAATATAAATGTTATTCTATAAAAAATTTAAAAAACAAAGAACAAAAACAATGTACTTATAAAGAACTAATAAAAGAAATTTCAAAATTGTTTTTCTAA
- the glyA gene encoding serine hydroxymethyltransferase produces MFTINNKIESDKEIFSLLEKERKRQENQITLIASENYVSNAVLSAQGSILTNKYAEGIVKNRYYAGCKYIDKIEQIAINRAKKLFNVNYVNVQPHSGSQANFAAYSSILKYGDTVLGMKLSHGGHLTHGSKVNFSGKLYNFIPYETNDIGKIDYIEIEKIAKKYNPKMIVGGFSSFSGTCNWKKMREISDAVGAYLLVDISHIAGLIIAGLYNNPIPYAHIITSTTHKTLAGPRGGIIMSNLKNKRILKKIDSSVFPGCQGGPLMHVILAKAIAFKEALTSRFKNYQKQIINNINAMIKVFKKKNMKIVFKKTYNHLLLLDLRQENSTGSEIENYLSKVNIIVNKNSIPGEKTKHNITSGIRIGTPAITRRGCKEKESIKISNWIIKIIKNKKNKEIRNYVKYKIKNLCAKYPIYKN; encoded by the coding sequence ATGTTTACAATAAATAACAAAATAGAAAGTGATAAAGAAATATTTAGTTTATTAGAAAAAGAAAGAAAAAGACAAGAAAATCAAATTACTCTAATAGCTTCAGAAAACTATGTAAGTAATGCTGTACTATCTGCACAAGGATCTATTTTAACAAATAAATATGCAGAAGGAATTGTAAAAAATAGATATTATGCAGGGTGCAAATATATAGATAAAATTGAACAAATTGCAATCAATAGAGCAAAAAAATTATTTAATGTAAATTATGTAAATGTACAACCACATTCAGGATCTCAAGCTAATTTCGCTGCATATTCATCAATTTTAAAATATGGTGATACGGTGCTAGGAATGAAGCTATCACATGGAGGGCATTTAACACATGGCTCTAAGGTAAACTTTTCTGGTAAATTATATAATTTTATACCATATGAAACAAATGATATAGGAAAAATAGATTATATAGAAATAGAAAAGATTGCTAAAAAATATAATCCTAAAATGATAGTAGGAGGATTTTCTTCTTTTTCAGGAACCTGCAATTGGAAAAAAATGCGAGAAATATCTGATGCAGTGGGAGCATATCTTTTAGTAGATATTTCTCATATTGCCGGATTAATAATAGCTGGTTTGTACAATAATCCTATACCATATGCACATATAATAACCAGTACAACACATAAAACATTAGCTGGGCCAAGAGGCGGGATAATAATGTCTAACTTAAAAAATAAAAGAATATTAAAAAAAATAGATTCTTCTGTATTTCCTGGATGCCAAGGAGGCCCTTTAATGCATGTAATTTTGGCCAAAGCAATAGCTTTTAAAGAGGCTTTAACTAGCAGATTTAAAAACTACCAAAAACAAATTATAAATAATATTAATGCTATGATAAAAGTTTTTAAAAAAAAGAATATGAAAATAGTCTTTAAAAAGACTTATAATCATTTGCTTTTATTAGATCTAAGACAAGAAAATTCTACTGGTTCAGAAATTGAAAATTATTTATCAAAAGTAAATATAATTGTAAATAAAAATAGTATACCTGGAGAAAAGACAAAACATAATATTACATCAGGTATAAGAATAGGAACTCCAGCTATCACTAGAAGAGGATGTAAAGAAAAAGAATCAATAAAAATATCTAATTGGATTATAAAAATAATTAAAAATAAAAAAAATAAAGAAATAAGAAATTATGTGAAATATAAAATAAAAAATTTATGTGCTAAATATCCTATATATAAAAATTAA
- a CDS encoding beta-propeller fold lactonase family protein, with protein MKKIIYVSLSGENVIKVLQISKKMEFIVIQKFKTNGIPQPIYIYPKKKLLYLGIRPNNKILVLKILENGMLKFFNKIDIKYPSNHININFKKKILFSSSFHGNCLEMYKIDENCIPYKKYNILFNIKGCHFSSVTKNNKLLIFSAIKEDRIYYSNTRNLNKIDKSLCSHITFDKNSGPRHFVLHKNKKNMYVINELNSTINVIKIDEKMKILQKIKLIPNTEKKFWASEIEITPCNKYLYASDRKKNVITSFKISNSGDQLKLLKFYKTDIQPRSFRIDSSGNYLVSTGEKSNSMSLYKININNGQLIHLIKNFFIGKNPIWVNFYDI; from the coding sequence ATGAAAAAAATTATTTATGTGTCGTTATCTGGAGAAAATGTTATAAAAGTATTACAGATTTCTAAAAAGATGGAATTTATAGTCATACAAAAATTTAAAACTAATGGTATTCCTCAACCAATATATATATATCCAAAAAAAAAATTATTATATTTAGGAATCAGACCTAATAACAAGATATTAGTACTAAAAATATTAGAAAATGGAATGTTAAAATTTTTTAATAAAATAGATATTAAATATCCTTCTAATCATATAAATATAAACTTTAAAAAAAAAATATTATTTAGTAGTTCTTTTCATGGAAATTGCTTAGAAATGTATAAAATTGATGAAAATTGTATTCCTTATAAAAAATACAATATATTGTTTAACATAAAAGGATGTCATTTTTCATCAGTCACTAAAAATAATAAACTTTTAATATTTTCTGCTATAAAGGAAGATAGAATATATTATTCTAACACAAGAAATTTAAACAAAATAGATAAATCTTTATGTTCACATATAACGTTTGATAAAAATTCAGGTCCTAGACATTTTGTGTTACATAAAAATAAAAAAAACATGTATGTTATAAATGAACTAAATAGTACTATAAATGTAATAAAAATAGATGAAAAAATGAAAATATTACAAAAAATAAAACTAATACCTAATACAGAAAAAAAATTTTGGGCATCTGAAATAGAAATTACTCCATGTAATAAATATTTGTATGCTTCAGATAGAAAAAAAAATGTTATTACATCTTTTAAGATATCAAATAGTGGCGACCAATTAAAGTTATTAAAATTTTATAAAACTGATATTCAGCCAAGATCTTTTAGAATAGACTCTTCTGGAAACTATTTAGTTTCAACAGGAGAAAAATCTAACAGTATGTCACTTTATAAAATAAATATTAATAATGGTCAATTAATTCATTTGATAAAAAATTTTTTTATAGGTAAAAATCCTATTTGGGTAAATTTTTATGATATATAA
- the gap gene encoding type I glyceraldehyde-3-phosphate dehydrogenase has product MKIRVGINGFGRIGRLVFRLSQSRPDIEVVAINDLLDTKYIKYLLKYDSTHGKFNKNIQTTKNLLVIDGKKIHISSEKNPENLSWGKLLIDVVVESTGIFSDRESANKHILSGAKKVVITAPTKDDIPMFVRGVNFDKYTGEDIVSNASCTTNCLAPLAKIINDELGIIEGLMTTIHATTATQKTVDGVSKKDWRGGRGVMQNIIPSSTGAALAVGKVIPELYGKLTGIAFRVPTSNVSVVDLTVRLKKMSTYKNICNIIKEYSINKMKDIIYYVNDELVSSDFNGSTFTSIFDEKAGLSLNNNFVKLVAWYDNELGYSSKVLDLVNMVHNKTN; this is encoded by the coding sequence ATGAAAATAAGAGTTGGAATAAATGGTTTTGGCAGAATAGGAAGATTAGTTTTTAGACTGTCACAGTCTAGACCTGATATAGAAGTAGTAGCAATAAATGATTTGTTAGATACAAAATATATAAAATATTTATTAAAATATGATTCTACACATGGGAAATTTAACAAAAATATACAAACAACAAAAAATCTACTTGTGATAGATGGAAAAAAAATACATATATCTTCAGAAAAAAACCCAGAAAACTTATCATGGGGTAAACTTCTTATAGATGTAGTTGTAGAGTCTACTGGAATTTTTTCTGATAGAGAAAGTGCGAATAAGCATATACTATCTGGAGCTAAAAAAGTAGTAATAACGGCACCCACTAAAGATGATATACCTATGTTTGTTAGAGGTGTTAATTTTGACAAATATACAGGTGAAGATATAGTATCTAATGCTTCATGTACTACAAATTGTTTAGCTCCTCTAGCAAAAATTATTAATGATGAATTAGGAATAATAGAAGGTCTAATGACTACAATACATGCTACAACTGCTACACAAAAAACTGTTGATGGTGTATCTAAAAAAGATTGGCGTGGTGGAAGAGGAGTAATGCAAAATATAATACCTTCTTCTACAGGAGCAGCGTTAGCTGTAGGTAAAGTTATACCTGAACTCTACGGAAAATTGACCGGAATCGCTTTTAGAGTACCAACTTCTAATGTATCTGTAGTAGATCTTACAGTAAGATTAAAAAAAATGTCAACATATAAAAATATATGTAATATAATTAAAGAATATTCTATAAATAAGATGAAAGACATAATATATTATGTAAATGATGAATTGGTTTCATCAGATTTTAATGGTAGTACTTTTACTTCTATATTTGATGAAAAGGCAGGGTTATCATTAAATAATAATTTTGTTAAATTAGTCGCCTGGTATGATAATGAGTTAGGATATTCTAGTAAAGTATTGGATTTAGTAAATATGGTGCATAATAAAACAAACTAA
- the fldA gene encoding flavodoxin FldA, producing MNREIGIFFGSDTGNTEIVAKKILKNINSKKVFLYDISDTSKEIIEKYKILFLGIPTWYYGDLQADWDDFIPILKTINFKKKVVALFGCGDQEDYSEYFCDAMKKIYKIVQNNGAILVGKWPIKNYFFNSSKALYDTKNFVGLIIDEDRQPEYSDTRIKTWTKNVLLEIENIKK from the coding sequence ATGAACAGAGAAATTGGAATATTTTTTGGAAGTGATACAGGAAATACAGAAATTGTAGCAAAAAAAATTTTAAAAAATATTAATAGCAAAAAAGTTTTTTTATATGACATATCTGATACTAGTAAAGAAATTATAGAAAAATATAAAATATTATTTTTAGGAATTCCTACTTGGTATTATGGAGACTTACAAGCTGACTGGGATGACTTTATTCCCATTTTAAAAACTATTAATTTCAAAAAAAAAGTAGTTGCATTATTTGGATGTGGCGATCAAGAAGATTACTCAGAATATTTTTGCGATGCAATGAAAAAAATATATAAAATTGTGCAAAATAATGGTGCTATTTTAGTTGGAAAATGGCCAATAAAAAATTATTTTTTTAATTCTTCCAAAGCATTGTACGATACAAAAAATTTCGTAGGATTAATTATAGATGAAGACAGACAGCCAGAGTATAGTGATACTAGAATAAAAACTTGGACTAAAAATGTTTTATTAGAGATAGAAAACATAAAAAAATAA
- a CDS encoding Nif3-like dinuclear metal center hexameric protein, with protein MTNTELENIINKKLHAKRFKDHIYNGLQVEGTKKIHKIITGVSICKKLINIAILKHADAIIVHHGMFWNDENRVVNKINRFRLKLILENNINLYCWHLPLDYDENIGNNVQIAKKLKIHIKGKINKLLYWGEFEKKIKFIKLKNLIKKKYFRNPFCYNENLKHDIKSIAWCSGKSQKLIVEAANFGVDAFLTGEVSEDTMHYSNEYKIYFFSAGHHATEIDGIKKLGEWIQKKYKIETNFINIKNPI; from the coding sequence ATAACAAATACAGAATTAGAAAATATTATAAATAAAAAGTTGCATGCAAAAAGATTTAAAGATCACATATATAATGGACTACAAGTAGAAGGTACTAAAAAAATACATAAAATAATAACAGGGGTTAGTATATGTAAAAAATTAATAAATATAGCAATTTTAAAACATGCAGACGCTATAATAGTACATCATGGAATGTTTTGGAATGATGAAAATCGAGTTGTGAACAAAATAAATAGATTTAGGTTAAAATTAATTTTAGAAAATAATATAAATTTATATTGTTGGCATTTACCGTTAGATTATGATGAAAATATAGGAAATAATGTCCAAATCGCAAAAAAATTAAAGATACACATAAAAGGAAAAATAAATAAACTTTTATATTGGGGCGAATTTGAAAAGAAAATTAAATTTATTAAATTAAAAAATCTTATAAAAAAAAAATATTTTAGAAATCCATTTTGTTATAATGAAAACTTAAAACATGATATTAAAAGTATAGCATGGTGTAGTGGTAAGTCTCAAAAACTTATTGTAGAAGCTGCTAATTTTGGAGTAGATGCTTTTTTAACAGGGGAAGTATCAGAAGATACTATGCACTATTCAAATGAATATAAAATATACTTTTTTTCTGCAGGGCATCACGCTACAGAAATAGATGGAATAAAAAAATTAGGTGAATGGATACAAAAAAAATATAAAATAGAAACTAATTTTATAAATATTAAAAATCCAATTTAA
- a CDS encoding 2-oxoglutarate dehydrogenase E1 component codes for MKNDNSKIEKNNVLNIYNQNYIENIFLKFLKNKLSVKKEWRALFKNIETKIYNKKNDKSIIKKHDIIKLIFTFRSYGHFIAKTNPIKQGTEKKKIFTYFKKKYKVLKKQVFNNIKIKKIESDYIYIYEKMQNIYANSIGIEYMHIDSKKEKIWLKNFLEKNIKKKLSQSKKKNLLKNLIVTNYFEKFLNSKFPGSKRFSIEGSEIIIPIIHEIVEYSKKNSINRVILGMSHRGRINVLRNIFNKSLKKIFSEFDDKSVEIEKYDDVKYHLGYKKTILKYPKKIILEIKNNPSHLESIYPIVLGSARFYLDHNLKKTKNIITILIHGDMSISGQGIVQETLNMSQTKGFKVGGTIHLVINNQIGFTTSHVSEIRSSKYCTDISKIISCPIFHVNADIPEQAIFVINLAINFMQKFNKDVFIDVISYRRNGHHESDDPNVTQPHMYKIIKKHMPVYKIYELELVKEKNITQIEIKKIKKKYNYFLDTQYTKYKNTLLKKITNINNTLKQTDNVNKKSKISFKDFKDLSIKINTISKKIHLHKIVKKIYNNRILMSKEKTNFDWGAAEALAIATLLKEGITCRISGEDVSRGTFFQRHAIIHDQKTKSYYIPLCNINTSANFYIWNSTLSEESVLAFEYGYSISSRNAINIWEAQFGDFANSAQVIIDQFIVSGKKKWGETSSLIMLLPHGYEGQGPEHSSSRLERFLQLSAEKNIQIVLPTNTSQLYHIIRNQIYQKTVVPLIIMSPKSMLRNKKSFKSLHSIYFSNFKNIIYKKQHCYNNIYKIIFCSGKVYYDIQEKIIKKNIKNILIIRIERLYPFPKNDILKILCLCKNAVKFIWLQEEPKNQGAWFFVKNCIENIIPHSFKIKCISRNSSASVSTGYIRIHKEEQEKIIRKTIS; via the coding sequence ATGAAAAATGACAACTCTAAAATAGAAAAAAATAATGTTTTAAATATATATAATCAAAATTATATAGAAAACATTTTTTTGAAATTTTTAAAAAACAAATTATCAGTAAAAAAAGAATGGCGAGCACTTTTTAAGAATATAGAAACAAAAATATATAATAAAAAAAATGACAAAAGTATAATAAAAAAACATGATATAATAAAATTAATATTTACTTTTAGATCATATGGACATTTTATAGCTAAAACTAATCCTATAAAACAAGGAACTGAAAAAAAAAAAATTTTTACATATTTTAAAAAAAAATATAAAGTTTTAAAAAAACAAGTATTTAATAATATAAAAATAAAAAAAATTGAATCAGATTATATATATATATATGAAAAAATGCAAAATATATATGCTAATTCTATCGGAATAGAATATATGCATATAGATTCAAAAAAAGAAAAAATATGGTTAAAAAATTTTTTAGAAAAAAATATTAAAAAAAAATTGTCACAATCAAAAAAAAAAAATTTATTAAAAAATTTAATTGTAACTAACTATTTCGAAAAATTTTTAAATTCAAAGTTTCCAGGATCTAAAAGATTCTCTATAGAAGGATCTGAGATTATTATACCTATAATACATGAAATAGTAGAATATTCTAAAAAAAATAGTATAAATAGAGTAATTTTAGGAATGTCTCATAGAGGACGTATAAATGTTTTAAGAAACATATTTAACAAATCTTTAAAAAAAATATTTAGTGAATTTGATGACAAATCTGTAGAAATTGAAAAATATGATGATGTAAAATATCATTTGGGATATAAAAAAACTATTTTAAAATATCCTAAAAAAATTATATTAGAAATAAAAAACAACCCTTCTCATCTTGAATCAATTTATCCTATAGTCCTAGGATCTGCAAGATTTTATTTAGATCATAATTTAAAAAAAACAAAAAATATAATAACAATCTTAATACATGGAGACATGTCTATTAGCGGGCAAGGTATTGTACAAGAAACGTTAAACATGTCACAAACTAAAGGATTTAAAGTCGGTGGAACTATTCATCTTGTTATTAATAATCAAATAGGATTTACTACTTCTCATGTTTCAGAAATTAGGTCAAGTAAATATTGTACAGACATCTCAAAAATAATTTCATGTCCAATTTTTCACGTAAATGCAGACATTCCAGAACAAGCAATTTTTGTAATAAATTTAGCTATAAATTTTATGCAAAAATTTAATAAAGATGTTTTTATAGATGTTATATCTTATCGAAGAAATGGGCATCATGAGTCTGATGATCCTAATGTAACACAACCTCATATGTATAAAATAATAAAAAAACATATGCCTGTATATAAAATATATGAATTAGAATTAGTTAAAGAAAAAAATATTACACAAATAGAAATTAAAAAAATAAAAAAAAAGTATAATTATTTTTTAGATACACAATATACAAAATATAAAAATACATTGTTAAAAAAAATTACAAATATAAATAACACTTTAAAACAGACAGATAATGTAAACAAAAAATCAAAAATTTCATTCAAAGATTTTAAAGATCTGTCTATAAAAATAAATACCATATCAAAAAAAATTCATTTACATAAAATTGTAAAAAAAATATATAATAACAGAATATTAATGTCAAAAGAAAAGACTAACTTTGACTGGGGAGCAGCTGAAGCTTTAGCAATAGCTACTTTATTAAAAGAAGGAATAACATGTAGAATTTCTGGAGAAGATGTATCTAGAGGAACATTTTTTCAAAGACATGCTATTATACACGATCAAAAAACAAAATCTTATTATATACCTCTTTGTAATATAAATACTAGTGCAAACTTTTATATATGGAATTCTACATTATCAGAAGAATCTGTGCTAGCATTTGAATATGGATATTCTATATCTTCACGAAATGCTATTAATATATGGGAAGCGCAATTCGGAGATTTTGCTAATTCAGCTCAAGTAATAATAGATCAATTTATAGTTTCAGGAAAAAAAAAATGGGGAGAAACATCTAGTCTAATAATGTTATTACCTCATGGATATGAAGGACAAGGACCAGAGCATTCTTCATCTAGACTAGAAAGATTTTTGCAGTTATCTGCTGAAAAAAACATTCAAATAGTATTACCTACTAACACTAGTCAGTTATATCACATTATACGAAATCAAATATATCAAAAAACAGTTGTTCCCTTAATAATAATGTCTCCTAAATCTATGTTAAGAAACAAAAAGTCTTTTAAATCGTTACACAGCATATATTTTAGTAATTTTAAAAACATAATATATAAAAAACAGCATTGCTATAATAATATATATAAAATAATTTTTTGTTCTGGAAAAGTTTATTATGATATTCAAGAGAAAATAATAAAAAAAAATATTAAAAACATATTAATAATAAGAATAGAAAGATTATATCCATTCCCTAAAAATGATATTTTAAAAATATTATGTTTATGTAAAAATGCTGTAAAATTTATTTGGTTACAAGAAGAACCAAAAAATCAAGGAGCTTGGTTTTTTGTAAAAAATTGTATAGAAAATATTATACCACATAGTTTTAAAATAAAATGTATTAGTAGAAATTCTTCAGCCTCTGTATCTACAGGATATATTAGAATACATAAAGAAGAGCAAGAAAAAATCATAAGAAAAACTATATCATAA